Proteins encoded in a region of the Treponema primitia ZAS-1 genome:
- a CDS encoding Rpn family recombination-promoting nuclease/putative transposase — protein MSVNTKYKDSVFTKLFNDEDRLRELYAALEGIEYDPAISITINTLEDVLYMDRINDLSFTVGDKLVFVIEHQSTLNQNMPLRILSYIVRVYEKIIAHRALYKTALVKIPKPEFIVLYNGLEKAPEKWELRLSDAFMGLEA, from the coding sequence ATGAGCGTGAATACGAAGTATAAGGATAGCGTTTTTACAAAACTGTTTAATGACGAGGACAGGCTCCGGGAACTGTATGCGGCCCTGGAAGGTATTGAATACGATCCGGCTATATCGATAACTATCAACACCCTGGAGGATGTTCTCTACATGGACCGGATCAATGACCTGTCTTTTACCGTGGGTGATAAACTGGTATTCGTGATAGAACACCAGTCTACCCTCAACCAGAATATGCCTCTGCGGATTTTGTCGTATATTGTCCGGGTTTACGAGAAAATAATCGCGCATCGGGCCTTGTATAAAACCGCACTGGTGAAGATACCCAAGCCGGAATTTATCGTCCTGTATAACGGTTTGGAGAAAGCGCCGGAAAAGTGGGAATTACGGCTTTCGGACGCCTTTATGGGGTTGGAGGC